A segment of the Pan paniscus chromosome 9, NHGRI_mPanPan1-v2.0_pri, whole genome shotgun sequence genome:
TTACTCTCAGCATCCCTGGGCTTGAAAGGCAGATTTGTAGATTTCTAGGAAGCTACTTTAATTAAAATCTCTAAGATCCTCTTGCTAAGGGCTTGGCAACAGGGAGAAGGGGGCATGTTGTAGTGGTTGAATTCTTACTTTTAGGGACACTGATGAATTTGTCTTTTGTTCTCTCATCTCTTTTGCTTCttcccctcttctttctcctaGCCTCCTCTATTGGCCCAGGAAGCCCACCCAGCCCCGCCACGCAGAgcccagaaggaaagaaagcctCATGCCTGAGCCGAGGGGAGCACCATGGATCTGACAAAAATGGGCATGATCCAGCTGCAGAACCCTAGCCACCCCACGGGGCTACTGTGCAAGGCCAACCAGATGCGGCTGGCCGGGACTTTGTGCGATGTGGTCATCATGGTGGACAGCCAGGAGTTCCACGCCCACCGGACGGTGCTGGCCTGCACCAGCAAGATGTTTGAGATCCTCTTCCACCGCAATAGTCAACACTATACTTTGGACTTCCTCTCGCCAAAGACCTTCCAGCAGATTCTGGAGTATGCATATACAGCCACGCTGCAAGCCAAGGCGGAGGACCTGGATGACCTGCTGTATGCGGCCGAGATCCTGGAGATCGAGTACCTGGAGGAGCAGTGCCTGAAGATCCTGGAGACCATCCAGGCCTCAGACGACAATGACACGGAGGCCACCATGGCCGATGGCGGGGCCGAGGAAGAAGAGGACCGCAAGGCTCGGTACCTCAAGAACATCTTCATCTCGAAGCATTCCAGCGAGGAGAGTGGGTATGCCAGTGTGGCTGGACAGAGCCTCCCTGGGCCCATGGTGGACCAGAGCCCTTCAGTCTCCACTTCATTTGGTCTTTCAGCCATGAGTCCCACCAAGGCTGCAGTGGACAGTTTGATGACCATAGGACAGTCTCTCCTGCAGGGAACTCTTCAGCCACCTGCAGGGCCCGAGGAGCCAACTCTGGCTGGGGGTGGGCGGCACCCTGGGGTGGCTGAGGTGAAGACGGAGATGATGCAGGTGGATGAGGTGCCCAGCCAGGACAGCCCTGGGGCAGCCGAGTCCAGCATCTCAGGAGGGATGGGGGACAAGGTTGAGGAAAGAGGCAAGGAGGGGCCTGGGACCCCGACTCGAAGCAGTGTCATCACCAGTGCTAGGGAGCTACACTATGGGCGAGAGGAGAGTGCCGAGCAGCTGCCACCCCCAGCTGAGGCTGGCCAGGCCGCCACTGGCCGACCTGAGCACCCAGCACCCCCGCCTGAGAAGCATCTGGGCATCTACTCCGTGTTGCCCAACCACAAGGCTGACGCTGTATTGAGCATGCCGTCTTCCGTGACCTCTGGCCTCCACGTGCAGCCTGCCCTGGCTGTCTCCATGGACTTCAGCACCTATGGGGGGCTGCTGCCCCAGGGCTTCATCCAGAGGGAGCTGTTCAGCAAGCTGGGGGAGCTGGCTGTGGGCATGAAGTCAGAGAGCCGGACCATCGGGGAGCAGTGCAGCGTGTGTGGGGTCGAGCTTCCTGATAACGAGGCTGTGGAGCAGCACAGGTAGGCCCCGCTCCAGCCCCGCACCTGATGTAGGACTTGAGTCCCTCACACCCCTCCTTCACACCCTGGCTGCTCCCAAGTTAGGGGCCTGGCTCCCCTGTCTTGGCAATTTGTGAAAAAACCAGAACACTTCTTCTAAAGTTCTGGGGGGGAGGGGAGCAGATTTTTTAGAGTGTAGTGAGGGGGCCTAGGATCTTTCCAAAAAGCACCAGGGGACACTCATGGGCGCAGCTTCTTAATAGGCCCTTccctttgttttttgcttttgggcccctgtttgttttttctgctgTTTGGTCTGTTCTCCTTTGCTTGGAGTGACTGATAaaatggagagaaggagaaaaggagtgGGATGAGGGTCTCTTGTGCCCTGCATCTGACCATGTTACTAGGTTTCAGGTCCTCGGGTTCCCATGCAGTGGTCCCTGTGAAGACAGGCTGTCCCTTTCTGCAGCTTGGGAGAATGGGAGGGGCTGGAGGCTGCTTAAGCCACAAGAGCAGCTGCAGGTTCCAAACCTTATTCCTGGTGAAAGTTAATCTCCTTGCTCTGTCTCCCTTCTCATTCTCTGATCCTGCACATGCATTTGGGGGGAATTGATTTAAATGCAAGGGGAAAGGATGGGTATAAGAGTCTTG
Coding sequences within it:
- the ZBTB16 gene encoding zinc finger and BTB domain-containing protein 16, with the translated sequence MDLTKMGMIQLQNPSHPTGLLCKANQMRLAGTLCDVVIMVDSQEFHAHRTVLACTSKMFEILFHRNSQHYTLDFLSPKTFQQILEYAYTATLQAKAEDLDDLLYAAEILEIEYLEEQCLKILETIQASDDNDTEATMADGGAEEEEDRKARYLKNIFISKHSSEESGYASVAGQSLPGPMVDQSPSVSTSFGLSAMSPTKAAVDSLMTIGQSLLQGTLQPPAGPEEPTLAGGGRHPGVAEVKTEMMQVDEVPSQDSPGAAESSISGGMGDKVEERGKEGPGTPTRSSVITSARELHYGREESAEQLPPPAEAGQAATGRPEHPAPPPEKHLGIYSVLPNHKADAVLSMPSSVTSGLHVQPALAVSMDFSTYGGLLPQGFIQRELFSKLGELAVGMKSESRTIGEQCSVCGVELPDNEAVEQHRKLHSGMKTYGCELCGKRFLDSLRLRMHLLAHSAGAKAFVCDQCGAQFSKEDALETHRQTHTGTDMAVFCLLCGKRFQAQSALQQHMEVHAGVRSYICSECNRTFPSHTALKRHLRSHTGDHPYECEFCGSCFRDESTLKSHKRIHTGEKPYECNGCGKKFSLKHQLETHYRVHTGEKPFECKLCHQRSRDYSAMIKHLRTHNGASPYQCTICTEYCPSLSSMQKHMKGHKPEEIPPDWRIEKTYLYLCYV